The genomic interval gacaaagaagggctctccaatagtagtaccaaaacattgaaagacggttttctcaaaagtgagtttacaagttgatcaactttcaaagcagaattactttcccattggttcttcaaatgcagtgtatgatatacaattttgtagatcagagtctctacttttatccaatgtaaaaaacagaaattcaaATTTTGCTACGTAAGACCGAAtacaggtggtgagtcacatttgTCATCATGCCTGTTTGCATCCGGGTCGTATACATGGATGGGCCTGGGGGGACACAGGCCCACCAACTGGGGAACCAAGCCATGACAGTCTCACCCAATCAAATTgttgtggtttaagcattgttgtgggcATAACCCATCACATTTCTGTATTTTTCTAATAAAAAAAGTGTGAATGGGAGAGTGAAAATCATAAATAAATATTGGAAAACAGAGGATTTTTTGAATGCATTCAGCTGACCAACTGATAGAGTATCCCCTTTCCTATGCTGGCCGGGCGGGCAGTTTGGGAACTGTTTGACAAAATTTGACAATTGCCACCTTCTTCAGGCACCTACACTACTGCATatggccgatggaaagacagcagttacacacagcatgatgttaattGAGAAGCAGATGATTAGCTCGAACATAATAAGCCAGTTGGTCCCAgtcataagaatacaaaaacacaaccattaagcatttcccaatcgaaatgtacaactattacttcccattgcaaaaaacatttcacatttagcacacaaagtaaccggtgtgtcacggctgttgaaagatgaggaccaaggtgcagcgtggtgagcgtacattttctctttattttagaaatgacgccgacaaaacaataattaatacaaaacaaaccgtgaagctcaaaggctatgtgccctaaacaaagtcaacttcccacaaagacaggtaggAAAAAAgtctacctaagtatggttcccaatcagagacaacgatagacagctgtcgctgattgagaaccatacccggccaaaacatagaaatagaaaatcatagaaacacaaaacatagaatgccaccccaactcacgccctgaccaaaccaaaatagagacataaaaaggatctctaaggtcagtgcGTGACACGGTGACTTAATTTAAAATAGAACTGACAGCGTttgaactactttgcagatatgaaacaatcaGACAAtcatatcagtcaaaaatatcaaattcccagttcatgctacaaaaccaactttattaaaggtttaaaaaaaaaggcTATATTTGACTCAACGTTCCATGATGTTAACTAAGGCATTgctggcagaatagatggatgtagttcaatgcatgattactATAATTCACCAGTACGTTTCAtggtagtccaaaaaatattgctatcaggttgtaaatcacagctggcctggtacattgttttcTGCCTCCATtcaggatgcactgtttcagtttcaatatcAAACAATTCTGGacatgtcacgtcctgaccatagaagcTTTTATTTTCTacggtagagtaggtcagggtgtgactggggggttgttctagtttatattctctatgtggggttctaggtttattttctatgttggtgactTGTATGATTCCAAATTAGAGAAAGTtggttatcgttgtctctaattggggatcatacttaagtagcatcTTTTTCCAcatgtgggttatgggatattgtttatgtttggAGTTAGTACACGTAGCATCTCGTTAttcacggttcgttgtttgtttctttatttgttttgttctgtattgttttggtgagtttaatttattaaacatgtggaactctacgcacgctgcgccttagtCCGACCAATTTTACAACGAACTTGACAGAATATCCCatcaacaaaggaccaagcagcgtgcccaggaggagatGGCATCCTGGTCTTTGGAGGAGATCAGGGAGAGAAGGTCCTGGACTTGGGACGAAATAATGGCAGGAGACAAGAGCCtaccatggaagcaggcggaagCATTGAAGGAGAGACAGCGACGAAGTCAGGGAGGAAGACCACAGAAACCCCAAGAATTTTGGGGGGGAGGGCACATGGAgcagtcggcggagccgaggagtgaaccagagccagtctgggagaagagggagaatttggaggagagagaaatgggagagttGTTGAGTTGGTGGAGGATGCACGGATTTTGCCCGAAGGAATGTGTTGTCAGTTTGgtgccacctgagtcagctccccgtactcgtcctgagaagtgtgttaaagttccaGTACCATTGATGCCGgctctacgcaccaggtctccagtacgtctccacaGTCCGGTACGtactgtgcctgctcctcgcactctccttgaagtgcgtgttcccagtcaggtacgtcctgtgcctgctcctcgcactttcCCTGAAGtacgtgtccccagtccggtacgtcctgttccttctccccgcactcgccctgaagtgcgtgtcatcagtccggtgccacctgtaccggccccacgcatcaggcttccagtgcgcctccccagtctagtacgtcctgtgcctgctcctcgcgctcgccctgaggtgcgtgtctctagcccggtaccaccagtgccggccccacgcaccaagcttcctgcGACGATCCCGTCCAGAGCTTCCTGCGAtgatccccagtccagagcttccggcgacagttcccagtccagagcttccggcgacagttcccagtccagagcttgcggcgacagttcccagtccagtccagagcttccagcgacagtcaccagtccagagcttccggcgacagttcccagtccggaacctcctctgacggtccacggtccggaacctcctgtgaTGGTCAACGGTCCAGAacctccagctccatggccggagccttcccctGCGCAGATGCCCAGTCTGAGCACGGCATCCAgtttagctccaaggccagagTCTTCTTTTGCgttggtgcccagtccaggcaccgcgtccagtcccgctccatggcgggTGCTTTACcctgcgccgatgtccagtccaaacatggcgtccagtccagctccatggcaggatccctcctctgcgccgatgcccagtccagacacggcgtccagtcccgctccaaggcaggagccttcctcgggATCTAGGTCCAGTCTAGGCACAGTGTTCAGCCTGGGTCCATTGCTGGATCCACGGGATGAGCGGGTTCTTCGGCCCGGACCAGAGCCACCACCTAAGATGGTGGATCCGAGAGCTGAGCGGGTtcttcgtcccgcaccagagccgccaccggtGCCGGTGGTGTTTTGACACAATTAtaatcatggtcttgaattggactaTCATTTTTCTGGTCTCAGTCTTGACTCAGTTTCGTACTCCTTGTCCCCTCCCGGTCTCGGTCTTTACTCGGTCTCGCCTCCCCCTTCCGTCTTGGTCTTGCCTCAGACTCGATTTGCTCCAGTCTTGGACTTGAATCGGTCTCGCTTTTGGTGGTCTTGAATACAACACTGGATAACAGGGTACATTAGACTATACAATACATTAACATCAGCAGTCAATACTGCTAGCTAAGGTTACTACTCTAATGTAGAAAAGTTTGTGGTCATACGCACATCCTTAAAACATAGGTGCTGGGCTGATAAAGAATACTAGTCAACAGCTTCACAAAGACCCAGGTCAAGATTACATGATCATTTTGTTCAAAACTTGAGATAATCAATAGAAGGTTCTCAACAATCCAATACATTCTATCTGATGTAttgtcagtttgttattttgttattagcCCAACATAATTGAGGACAATATTATTAGGTACCAGTACTGTTCAAAGGCATACAGTGTAACAGAATATGATATTGCCATTATATTACTGCCCAAATGAATCAGGACAACATAGGATTGGaggctgcagtaatgttgagatgccagtagggagagatctagtctagaacactaaaATCTTCAGAAGGACTTTGATGCTGCAGATGAGGAGTGATGGGAATGGGTCACATTTTGTATCTTTAAAAAAATGAAAGCCCACTCCTCAAATAAAGAAATGCACCTACGCTGACTTTTGTCCATTTTCTATTTAGATACAGTAACATTGCTTTCAGGACATGCTGTTCATGCATGTTAATGCCCTGACTAGGCTACTTTTAAAAtgcatctctccagagatgttcgatccgattcaagtccgggctctggctgggccactcaaggacattcagagacttgtcctgaagccactcctgggtCGTCTAGGCTGTGTGCccagggtcgttgttctgttggaaggtgaacattcacctcagtttGAGATCTTaggtgcaggttttcatcaaggatctctctgtactttgcaccattcatctttccctcgatcctgactagtttcccaatccctgccactggaaaacatccccacagcatgatgctgccaccaccaagcttcaccgtagggatggtgccatgtatgattggtggtgtgctgcagagatgtttctccttctggaaggttctcccatctccacagaggaactctggagctctgtcagagtgaccattgggttctttgtCATCCTGACCAAGGCCaatctcccccaattgctcagttttgctgggcggccagctctaggagagtcttggtggttctaaacttcttccatttaacctctctgggatatgtgggaaggtagcgtcccacctggccaacatccagtgaaaatgcagagcgccaaattgaaataaatttctataaaaatttaactttcatgaaatcacacattcaatatatcaaattaaagctacacttgttgtgaatccaaccaacagtcagatttcaaaaatactttacggtgaaagcaaacaatgctattatctgaggatagcaccccagctaacaatcacagaccatcacaTCTCAACcctgcgacacaaaacgcagaaataaagatataattcatgccttacctttgacgaggttcttctgttggcactccaatatgtcccataaacatcacaaatggtccttttgttcgattaattccgtcgatatatatccaaaatgtccatttatttggcgtgtttgatccagaaaaacaccggttccaacttgcacaacgtgactacaaaatatctcaaaagttacctgtaagctttttccaaaaatttcaaactacttttgtaatacaactttaggtattttttaatgtcaataatcgataaaattgaagacgggatgatctgtgttcaataccggaggaaaacaatgtgtagcatgctttctggtcatgcgcctctaacaaacagtacacttcactggagcctcattctgaacatggctacttcttcatttctcaaaggaaaaacctcaaccaatttctaaagactgttgacatccagtggaagcgataggaactgcaggaaggtccctttgaaatctggattcccaatgaaagctcattgaaaagagagtgacctcaaaaaaaaaagtctgaagggtttgtcctcggggttttgcctgccaaataagttctgttatagtcacagacatgattcaaaccgttttagaaacttcagagtgttttctatccaatactaataataatatgcatatattagcatctgggactgagtaggaggcagtttactctgggcacgcttttcatccaaacgtgaaaatgctgccccctatcctagagaagttttaagaatgatggacgccactgtgttcttggggaccttcaatgctgcagaaatgttttgatacccttccccagatctgtggctggagcaaaaatagataacagtatggggatgaggtagttggatgggctatttacagataggctaGCCAGTCTTGTGTTTCACAATTTTTTGTGATTTGTTTCCAGTTTGTTATGTTGTTTTTAGCCAAACATTATTAAGGAAATTATTATAAAGATGGTGCCGTAAtattgagatgccagtagggagaagtctagtctagaacactggatCCTTCAGTAGGTGAGGAGGAGTGTACATTGAACTGATTAGTAGAATAGAATGAATGATATCATGGAACTGACCACATGTAAATTAAACTTTGACTTGTTACATATAGAACTCAGAATGTGTTGCCTTGCCCCTCTAAGATATTATAAACATTCCAAATAGAATAGTGAACAAATAAATAACATGGTTCTGTATTTAAAGAAGTGTAAGGTCCATCATTTGGAAGTGTATGACCCACGCTTACTCACTAACCTCCCTTTTCTGATGTGCTGGTCTGGTCATGATGCATGTGTTAAAGAGGAAGGAAAGGATAGTTCTGCAGCACCTACTTGTGCCCTGACTACTTTAAATATGTTtgaaccacagtgttccaatgCACTGTTAGTAAGTTGACTTACAGTACAGACCTCTCCCCTTCACTCTGTAAGTACTCTTGACAATATCTTGAAATATTGTTTTTAGTTATTTGTATTTAGTCATAAGTCATAGACTTGAGGGAAATATATAATTTACTTCTTGTTATGTTTTGagctgtgttttggttgttacatcagggtCAGTATTCAATAAGTGTGTCagtgtaggagtgctgatctaatcaaatcaaatcaaatggtgtttgtcacatgcgccaaatacaacaggtgtagaccttactgtgaaatgcttacttacaagcccttaaccaacaatgcaattcaagaaatagagttacaTCGGGATGACATGATGAACCAGGTGGAACACGACATGCTCAGTGTAacgctgtagtgtgtgtgtgtgtgtgtgtgtgtgtgtgtgtgtgtgtgtgtgtgtgtgtgtgtgtgattcactTGCTGTTTAGCCTCACAGCTTGGGGATAGACTATCATTGAACCTGGTGGTCAGTCTTTAGGCTGCTGTACAGCTTGACGGACCGTAGAGGATTGAACATTTATCCtcctatatttggggttctgagaaTAAAACAGCTTCACAACAATCAATGTAGAAATATGTGTTTACAGTTCTACACATCTGTTCAATAAgtggttgttgttgatgatgatgatgtatgtTGTATTTCACCAGCTGgtgagttgttgtttatgtttctaagacTGCAGGGTGGGAGATGCAACAATGGCCTTGAGAACAGCAGGAAGTGTGGTGGTGGTCTTTTTCTGGTCTGTGGCAGGTATGGTCCCTTTCATAACTGTTTTAGTTGCCCTGTGTTTCGATTTACAAACATGTCTAAAATGTTAAGAGTCATAATGTTCTTCTATTTGTCATATCTACATCACTTTATATAGTTGTCTTTCACTCCTCATTGAGAGATGCTTATCTGTGGTTTCCATTCACACTCAACTCAGCAACTAtggcaacaaaatgtggacacaACCTTCTATTATTGTGAGCCATTTTGGCTTAATTGTGATTCCCTTgtgttgtgtgactgtgtgtttcagtggtacTGGGTCAGGATGGCTGGAGTGTGACTTACACCCCTCAGAGAATCTGTGCCTTGAGGGGGTCAACAGTTGATCTGACCTGCTCTTACACATATCCCAGTGGTACAGTCACAAAAACCCGCTGGTTCACTGAATGGGGGACTGGTGTAGAACCTAAATATCTAGGACAGGATCCAGAAAATGCAGGTCATGTGAAGTATCGTGGGGATAAGGAGAAAGACTGTACCCTGAGAAtaacagacctgagagagagagactcagctacGTACAGGTTCAGATTACAAACAGATCAGGAAGGAGGGACATATACTGGCCAACTTGGAGTGACTTTGTCTGTCACAGGTAAAGTAAAAAATAGCTTTTAttttgaattccatttagttcaGGATAAATGTCTTGGTTTGTATTTACATCTGTATAACATAGGATTTCCTTCATCTTTGTATTAGAGTGATAAGTCAGTGATAAAGGGATTTACAGTGATAtagtttattctccaggtcttcagGTGAAGGTGACTGGTGGACATCAGGATAAGACACTGACCTGTatcaccacctgtactctgactgacaacccaacctacatctggtacaagaacggacaacATCTAGATGAGAGCACCTCCCCCCAGTACAAAAACTCAGTCTCCAGCAACTACATTGATGGTTATTCCTGTGGTGTAAAAGGCCATGAGGATctccactctcctgcagtgtgtgagtgtgtatttaattaacaatactgtttaacctctgtgtgtgtgttggtttcacTTTCAGGTTTAACTTTCAGCATTTCTAGGAATAACTGAGAATATAATCCAGTTGACCTCTTGTTATGTCACTGTGTTTCAGGTGTTCAGGGTCAGGACTGCAACAGAGTGACTTACACCAAGAGGAGAATCTGTGtcttgaaggggtcaacagtggacaTATCCTGTACTTATGTTGGTTATAATACAGTCAAATCATCACTTTGGTTTAGTCCTAAACGGAATGCTAGTTGGACTAATAAGTTGACCCCTGAGGACCTAACCAGAGACCCAGGGTATGCAGGTCGTGTGAAGTACCCtgacaaagagagatggagatataaAGATCCCTGCATCCTGAGAATCACAGATCTGAGAGAGGAGGACTCAGCTGAGTATCGCTTCACTTTTAAAACTCAAAACTTTGAATGGGGTCATAGTTTCCCTGGAAcaactctgtctgtcacaggtaaGACTGCAGTGTTTGATACAACTGTAAATCATAATTAATTACAGGAGAATATACATTAACCATCCTGTTAACACAGAGGTGTATGTGGTTTTATACATATTGTTTCAGTTctgcaggtgaaggtgactcctgctgcagagggacagaagacactgacctgtagcaccacctgtactctgactgacaaccccaaccccacctacatctggtacaagaacggacaacGTCTAGATGAGCCCACTTCCCTGCAATACTCTGTCAATAGTTATTATTCAGAcagttactcctgtgctgtaaaaggccatgaggatcaccactctcctgcagtgtgtgagtatGAATGAAACTAGTATTGTATGTGGTATCATTTAGAACCAATAAGAATGGTATTACTTTCTCTATCAATATTCTTAACTATATACATTGGAATGATAAACAGTTTAATAgatgtatgtacatgtatgttaATATTTTGTTTAAATTCAAAATGAACCTGTCCAATACATCTAAAACATTTAGTCTCATTATCGTTTCAGGAATTGATCAGTTACATTTTGTTTCAGGTGTTGTGGGTGAGAGCTGTATGAATGTGACTTACACCCATCAGAGTATCTGTGCTTTGAAAGGGTCAACAGTGGACATATCCTGCTTTTACACACATCCCAGTTGGCATAACGTCACAGAAGTATCCTGGTTCAACAAATGGGAGTCTGGTGTAACTAAAGACCTGATCCAGGACTCAGAGTATGCAAGTCGTGTGGAATACTATCGACAAACAGAAAAGAACTccaccctgagaatcacagacctgagagagagtgaTTCAACTGAGTACAAGTTCAGATTTACAACTGATGAGGCCAGATGGGGGTATAGCTTCCCTGGAACAACTCTGACTGTCACAGGTAACACTACATACCACATTATACAGTTTTGAAGAGTCATGATGTTAATAATTAACTCACACCAATTCTGAACCATATACTCTTTTTTTGTTCTCCTTTAATTCAGGTTTTCAGGTGGAGGTGACTCCTGAACAGTATTCAGAGTATaagacactgacctgtagcaccacctgtactctgagtaACCCCAACCCCATCTAtatctggtacaagaacggacaacATCTAGATGAGAGCACCTCCCCCCAGTACAACTTCTCCAGGAACTATGAAGACAgctactcctgtgctgtaaaaggccatgaggatctcctctctcctgcagtgtgtgagtgtttctTTATTAAGGGACAGATCAAATTTTGCTGGGAGACTAGACAGGACTGGTCTCCAAagtaaaaaatattttcacattACCCTCCCTTTGTACTGTAAAATCAATTGAACACCCTCCCCCCTCAGAATgaactcaaaataatgtttacgaCCACAAATAAGAATAACTGTAGCGACCCTGCCTTTATAAACGTGAATACCGACTTTGTCACTTCAGCCTGCTGTTGTGGCACAGTCAATGCCACGCAGGGCTACGGGCCAGAAGTTTGAGGGTTCCCGACCACCACAGACAAGCTcaccctgcctgtttcattacactgcgatcatatacaaaatatatgcaacacattttccaccaacaggtttctgtgccaatgcagcacacaaccaataaacaaaacataccgaCTTCGGGCGCTTCAATGTCATGGTTTGtgttttcaacaccacaataacTAGACAATGTAAATCTGGACAGAGAacacatccctccctaccttgtagTCTTACCCAGTATTGAAAGCTTGacaatctctgaatgtcattacacttgttggtgttttgtaacagatgtctctttccgttcatcaaatgtctgcagctcagtttggattgattgattgattgattttatttgtatGTTAAAAAAAACACATATACACAATATTTTTTAAGTGAACAGGATTGTACAATAAAGtcggggacttatttccattgtggtccctatgttttacataaatacatatacaattatattgaacaaaaatataaacgcaacgtgcaacaatttcaaccaTTTTACTGAGTAACTgctcataaaaggaaatcagtaaattgaaataaattcattaggccctaatctatggatttcacatgactgggcagggtcaCAACCATGGGTGggc from Salvelinus alpinus chromosome 2, SLU_Salpinus.1, whole genome shotgun sequence carries:
- the LOC139568063 gene encoding uncharacterized protein codes for the protein MALRTAGSVVVVFFWSVAVVLGQDGWSVTYTPQRICALRGSTVDLTCSYTYPSGTVTKTRWFTEWGTGVEPKYLGQDPENAGHVKYRGDKEKDCTLRITDLRERDSATYRFRLQTDQEGGTYTGQLGVTLSVTGLQVKVTGGHQDKTLTCITTCTLTDNPTYIWYKNGQHLDESTSPQYKNSVSSNYIDGYSCGVKGHEDLHSPAVCVQGQDCNRVTYTKRRICVLKGSTVDISCTYVGYNTVKSSLWFSPKRNASWTNKLTPEDLTRDPGYAGRVKYPDKERWRYKDPCILRITDLREEDSAEYRFTFKTQNFEWGHSFPGTTLSVTVLQVKVTPAAEGQKTLTCSTTCTLTDNPNPTYIWYKNGQRLDEPTSLQYSVNSYYSDSYSCAVKGHEDHHSPAVCVVGESCMNVTYTHQSICALKGSTVDISCFYTHPSWHNVTEVSWFNKWESGVTKDLIQDSEYASRVEYYRQTEKNSTLRITDLRESDSTEYKFRFTTDEARWGYSFPGTTLTVTGFQVEVTPEQYSEYKTLTCSTTCTLSNPNPIYIWYKNGQHLDESTSPQYNFSRNYEDSYSCAVKGHEDLLSPAVCVQGQDCSRVTYTKRRICVLKGSTVEISCTYVGYYSTTSTFWFRSDKLTPEDLTTDPRYAGRVEYTGTYKDPFTLRITDLREEDSAEYRFTFKTYNIEWGHSFPGTTLSVTGNTTLYDTTVNHIELQEKIN